In Priestia megaterium NBRC 15308 = ATCC 14581, the following proteins share a genomic window:
- the lepB gene encoding signal peptidase I — MTTEKTKSDQLRSIFKTIIFAIALVFMIRAFLFSPYIVEGASMNPTLHNGERLFVNKLSYSLHDIRRGDIVIIKDEAKNKHYVKRVIGLPGEKIEMKKDQLYIDDKKVSEPYLKTNRQIANNMDMELTGDFEPVQIPKNEVFVMGDNRLYSMDSRNGLGLIDEKRIVGKSEFVFYPIKKIRKTT, encoded by the coding sequence TTGACTACGGAAAAAACAAAAAGCGATCAATTACGCAGCATATTCAAAACTATTATCTTCGCTATCGCTCTAGTATTTATGATTCGCGCATTTTTATTTTCTCCGTATATTGTAGAAGGCGCTTCAATGAACCCAACGCTGCATAACGGAGAGCGTTTGTTTGTGAATAAACTGTCGTATTCGCTCCATGATATTCGCCGCGGAGATATTGTGATTATTAAAGATGAGGCTAAGAATAAGCATTATGTAAAAAGAGTAATCGGTCTGCCAGGTGAAAAAATCGAAATGAAAAAAGATCAGCTTTATATTGATGATAAAAAAGTAAGTGAACCTTATTTAAAAACGAATCGTCAAATTGCCAATAACATGGATATGGAGCTTACAGGAGATTTTGAACCCGTTCAAATACCTAAAAACGAAGTATTTGTAATGGGTGATAACCGTCTGTACAGTATGGATAGCCGCAACGGTCTAGGCCTCATTGATGAAAAACGGATTGTCGGAAAAAGCGAATTTGTATTTTACCCCATTAAAAAAATAAGAAAAACAACGTAA
- a CDS encoding NADH-dependent flavin oxidoreductase, with amino-acid sequence MKTAYEKLFKHFKFVDALEMKNRLAMGPILTYASRENGEISDIDLTFYEKRVGGVSTVIVGPAFITENGQVAHGQIGIHRDHVIRKLHQLTQMIHRRGAKAILQLSHGGRKCVEMKNKWQAISPSEKPHKRKGKKPVQMTERDITYMVQAFGEATTRAMEAGFDGVEIDGGNECLLQQFMSRQANERSDSYGGSAENRFTFALEVIREVTRRAAHAGKPFIVGYTLAPKEKGYLGNKVEDTFEWIDRLVHTEIDYLHISALHEPTLSSEENRSLVSSIIKHVNHRVPLVGTGGLTATEVAEAFEKGLALITIEQALVVQPDWVEKVINSDEPASMDVTSLDKDMSLPPEVLAHWQDMHKNDRPY; translated from the coding sequence TTGAAGACAGCCTATGAAAAATTATTTAAGCATTTTAAATTTGTTGATGCTCTTGAGATGAAAAACCGATTAGCAATGGGACCTATCCTCACATACGCTTCACGGGAAAACGGAGAAATATCTGATATCGATCTGACTTTTTACGAAAAACGAGTAGGGGGCGTAAGTACGGTAATTGTCGGCCCCGCGTTTATCACAGAAAATGGCCAAGTAGCACATGGTCAAATCGGCATTCATCGTGATCATGTCATACGAAAGCTTCATCAACTAACCCAAATGATTCATAGAAGAGGAGCTAAAGCGATTCTTCAACTATCACACGGGGGAAGAAAGTGCGTAGAAATGAAAAATAAATGGCAAGCCATTAGCCCAAGTGAAAAGCCTCATAAACGTAAAGGGAAAAAGCCTGTTCAAATGACCGAGCGCGATATAACTTATATGGTTCAAGCGTTTGGCGAAGCTACCACCAGAGCTATGGAAGCCGGGTTTGATGGAGTAGAAATTGACGGAGGAAATGAATGTTTACTGCAGCAGTTTATGTCAAGGCAAGCAAATGAACGGAGCGATTCTTATGGTGGAAGCGCAGAAAACCGCTTCACTTTTGCACTTGAAGTTATTCGTGAAGTGACGCGTCGAGCAGCACATGCGGGCAAACCATTTATTGTGGGATATACATTAGCGCCCAAAGAAAAAGGCTATTTAGGAAATAAAGTAGAAGATACATTTGAGTGGATTGATCGTCTTGTTCATACAGAAATTGACTATTTACATATCAGTGCTTTGCATGAACCTACCTTAAGTAGTGAAGAAAATCGTTCACTGGTTTCTTCGATTATTAAGCACGTCAATCACCGGGTCCCTCTTGTGGGTACAGGAGGACTTACGGCAACAGAAGTAGCAGAAGCTTTTGAGAAAGGGCTGGCTTTAATTACGATTGAACAAGCATTAGTTGTGCAGCCAGATTGGGTAGAAAAAGTGATAAATA